The bacterium genome includes a window with the following:
- a CDS encoding glycosyltransferase family 4 protein, which yields MRICLLFQGDFPPEPRLARTMRFLREQEHEVFLFCDHRVPERPERETREGVHIQRVRHAAQHTRSFSRLATLPIFWNPVWIKQFLRFVAAHRFDLIQAVNLTMAPLAIIAGDRFGLPVIYDMYEPYPYALRSWKLRGLFNRVVRNARAAEMLDRWCMRRADRVIVVAEEAADYAQMMGAPAERIAVLHNTADVDHLLAQPVDPEIVARYQQHFAIVYTGMVGHERGLAAPVEAMARLASQLAGVRLVIVGGGPYEAELRQMIAARNLQQMVEVTGWVEHTRFPSYIAAAAVCIVPQPANPYIDHTLPNKLFDYMALGKPVVVSDAKPLARIVRECRCGEVFASDSAESFAEAMQRLVTSNEPYGENGRQAVLRRYNWKASTATLQRVYADLMASRS from the coding sequence ATGCGAATCTGTCTACTGTTTCAGGGCGACTTTCCCCCGGAGCCGCGGCTGGCCCGCACCATGCGTTTTCTGCGCGAACAGGAGCACGAGGTCTTCCTGTTTTGCGACCATCGCGTTCCCGAACGGCCGGAGCGGGAAACACGCGAGGGCGTGCACATCCAGCGAGTCCGGCACGCGGCGCAGCACACTCGAAGTTTCAGCCGGCTGGCCACGCTGCCGATCTTCTGGAATCCAGTCTGGATCAAGCAGTTTCTGCGCTTTGTCGCCGCCCACCGCTTCGATCTCATTCAGGCGGTGAACTTGACAATGGCGCCTCTGGCGATTATCGCAGGTGATCGCTTCGGGCTGCCGGTGATTTACGACATGTATGAGCCTTATCCTTATGCCCTGCGAAGCTGGAAACTGCGCGGTCTGTTCAATCGTGTCGTACGCAATGCCCGCGCGGCGGAGATGCTTGATCGCTGGTGTATGCGGCGCGCGGATCGGGTGATCGTGGTTGCCGAGGAAGCGGCCGATTATGCGCAAATGATGGGGGCGCCGGCCGAGCGTATCGCGGTTTTGCACAACACCGCGGACGTCGACCATCTGCTGGCCCAGCCGGTTGATCCTGAAATTGTCGCACGCTACCAGCAGCACTTTGCCATTGTCTACACCGGCATGGTCGGCCATGAGCGCGGTCTGGCAGCGCCGGTCGAGGCGATGGCGCGACTCGCCTCGCAGCTTGCGGGCGTACGGCTCGTCATCGTCGGCGGCGGGCCCTATGAGGCCGAGCTTAGGCAGATGATCGCGGCCAGAAACCTTCAGCAGATGGTGGAGGTCACGGGTTGGGTTGAGCACACCCGCTTTCCCTCCTACATCGCGGCCGCTGCTGTGTGCATCGTGCCGCAGCCTGCCAATCCCTACATTGACCACACGCTGCCCAACAAACTGTTCGACTACATGGCCCTGGGCAAGCCGGTCGTGGTCTCAGACGCCAAGCCACTGGCGCGCATCGTGCGGGAATGCCGATGCGGCGAAGTGTTTGCCTCCGATTCTGCTGAAAGTTTTGCGGAAGCGATGCAGCGCCTCGTCACCAGCAACGAGCCTTATGGTGAGAATGGCCGGCAGGCAGTGTTGCGTCGATATAATTGGAAAGCCTCGACCGCGACCCTGCAGCGTGTTTACGCGGATCTCATGGCGAGCCGAAGCTGA
- a CDS encoding polysaccharide export protein yields MSGASPPAVIFACECFVKSRIMRQQSTKVKPMIRLQHTLLRRHEFPPVLVPLRRRRFGRARLITLILVAILQLPMRAAFGQSEEAVSSRARQSEDEQILKDRLRSIQYRDRLSDDIRQGKNLVSAYDQPLLSQPVDAQAYVLGPGDALHLALWGDLEAGYTIPVLPEGTISIPTIGVIEIAGKTLAEARDRLKTAVASSYRNVTFTLDLVQLRRFRVYVTGQVAKPGTYFAQEQDRVSDIIELAGGPVEWADMRRVEVRHADQSTAVLDLQRFYATGSFADNLPLQSGDMICVVPIDPSHDYVIVESDLESNGVHPIRPGETLLSFLQTNRALSRRADLRNIRIVRENRLLSHDLLASGNGIAGIELKSGDRISLVLIQDEVFVEGYVLRPGPQAYFPNVKAIEYANNAGRTSESGSADKIKVIRASTGMEERGKDVIVERGDRVVVAGTSKENLKDIFQIFSSAASLIVSFAVIQSLNK; encoded by the coding sequence TTGTCCGGCGCGAGCCCGCCCGCCGTTATTTTCGCTTGCGAATGTTTCGTGAAATCGCGTATTATGCGACAACAATCGACAAAGGTGAAACCAATGATTCGTTTGCAGCACACACTCCTGAGGCGTCACGAGTTTCCGCCTGTGCTCGTTCCACTCAGGAGGCGCCGCTTCGGCAGGGCGCGACTGATCACGCTGATCCTCGTCGCCATCCTGCAGTTGCCCATGCGTGCGGCGTTCGGTCAGAGCGAAGAGGCTGTCTCTTCCCGCGCGCGCCAGTCGGAAGATGAACAGATCCTGAAGGACAGGCTGCGCAGCATTCAGTACCGGGACCGGTTGTCCGATGACATCAGACAAGGCAAGAATCTCGTCAGCGCCTACGATCAGCCCTTGTTGTCACAGCCGGTCGATGCGCAGGCATACGTGCTTGGTCCCGGTGATGCCCTGCACCTGGCGCTCTGGGGAGATCTTGAGGCCGGCTACACGATTCCGGTATTGCCGGAAGGAACAATATCCATTCCGACGATCGGCGTCATCGAAATCGCTGGCAAGACCCTTGCCGAGGCTCGCGACCGCCTCAAGACTGCCGTGGCAAGCAGCTATCGAAATGTGACATTTACGCTGGATCTGGTGCAGTTGCGCCGCTTCCGCGTGTACGTGACCGGCCAGGTCGCAAAGCCCGGAACCTATTTTGCGCAGGAGCAGGATCGCGTCTCGGACATCATCGAGCTTGCCGGCGGCCCGGTCGAGTGGGCAGACATGCGCCGGGTCGAAGTGCGGCATGCCGACCAGTCCACCGCCGTCCTCGATTTGCAGCGATTCTATGCCACCGGATCTTTTGCTGACAACCTCCCGCTGCAGAGCGGGGACATGATCTGTGTGGTGCCCATCGATCCCTCGCATGACTATGTCATCGTTGAAAGCGATTTGGAATCGAATGGCGTTCATCCCATTCGTCCGGGTGAGACCCTGCTCTCCTTTCTGCAGACCAATCGGGCCTTGAGCCGTCGCGCGGACCTGCGCAACATCAGGATCGTGCGCGAAAACCGTTTGCTTTCCCATGACCTGCTGGCTTCCGGAAATGGCATTGCCGGGATCGAGCTGAAGAGCGGAGACCGGATCAGTCTGGTGCTCATCCAGGATGAAGTCTTTGTGGAAGGATATGTCTTGCGGCCCGGTCCGCAAGCCTATTTTCCCAACGTCAAGGCGATTGAGTATGCCAACAATGCCGGTCGCACGAGTGAATCCGGCAGTGCGGACAAGATCAAGGTCATCCGGGCGAGCACGGGCATGGAAGAGCGGGGCAAGGATGTCATCGTCGAGCGTGGTGATCGTGTCGTTGTCGCCGGCACGAGCAAGGAGAATCTCAAGGATATTTTTCAGATTTTTAGCTCAGCCGCCTCGTTGATTGTCTCCTTTGCCGTCATTCAGAGTCTGAACAAGTGA
- a CDS encoding Wzz/FepE/Etk N-terminal domain-containing protein, with amino-acid sequence MNEQNNREAGLLDYLLILVKWRKVILTNFLIALALGVTLSLVLPKYYRATATFLPPSQSSGLSALIQNFSFDVLGASDISGEACLAILKSRELREQIIAKYDLMKVYEEKYLEHTLKELDANVVTAPEYQVGIGVSTISSVSLSVIDKSPQRAADMANDFLSLLEARIIELNTKKARNNRIFLEKRVAQNQQDLQAAEDSLRAFQEKYGAIEISAQSKATIEAAAQLKADILALEMERNILAKNALPSNVSLSKLNTRLSAMQHEYEKFYAENTQVQNGYEVLLPIRKIPALALQYFRALRETEVQNRLYEMLVPLYEQAKIQEDKTIPVLKVIDRAIPPTYKYKPKRAFIVLGIVAVSLIFCLLYVFYREYLENLKQRDAEQHDKLLALTRAFSFRRQHRTSR; translated from the coding sequence ATGAACGAACAAAACAACCGGGAAGCCGGCCTGCTCGATTACCTTCTGATTTTGGTCAAATGGCGCAAAGTTATCTTGACGAATTTCCTGATTGCTCTGGCCCTGGGTGTCACCCTCAGTTTGGTGCTGCCGAAGTACTACCGGGCGACGGCCACTTTTTTGCCGCCCTCACAAAGCTCGGGCCTGAGTGCGCTCATTCAAAACTTCTCCTTTGATGTGCTGGGCGCCAGCGACATTTCCGGAGAGGCCTGTTTGGCCATTCTCAAGAGCCGGGAGCTGCGCGAGCAAATCATCGCGAAATATGACCTCATGAAGGTGTATGAGGAAAAATATCTCGAACATACGCTCAAAGAACTGGATGCCAACGTCGTGACCGCGCCGGAGTATCAAGTCGGCATTGGCGTTTCGACCATCAGTTCCGTGTCGCTCAGCGTGATTGATAAGAGCCCGCAGCGCGCTGCAGACATGGCCAACGATTTTCTGAGTCTGCTGGAAGCGCGCATCATCGAGCTCAACACCAAGAAGGCGCGCAACAACCGCATCTTCCTGGAGAAAAGGGTGGCACAGAACCAGCAGGATTTGCAGGCCGCCGAGGATTCCCTGCGCGCGTTTCAGGAAAAATACGGCGCGATCGAGATTTCCGCGCAATCGAAAGCCACTATCGAAGCGGCGGCCCAACTCAAGGCTGACATCCTGGCCCTGGAGATGGAGCGCAACATCCTCGCGAAGAATGCCCTGCCGAGCAACGTCTCGCTGAGCAAGCTCAATACCCGACTGTCTGCGATGCAACACGAGTACGAAAAGTTCTATGCCGAAAACACCCAGGTCCAGAACGGGTATGAAGTTCTCCTGCCGATTCGGAAAATTCCGGCACTCGCCCTGCAATATTTTCGTGCGCTGCGGGAAACCGAGGTGCAAAACCGGCTGTATGAAATGCTGGTACCTCTCTACGAGCAGGCCAAGATTCAAGAGGACAAGACGATTCCAGTTCTCAAAGTCATTGATCGCGCCATCCCGCCCACCTATAAATACAAACCGAAACGCGCTTTCATCGTGCTGGGAATCGTCGCGGTCAGCCTGATCTTCTGTCTGCTTTATGTTTTCTATCGCGAGTATCTGGAAAACCTCAAGCAGCGCGATGCCGAGCAACATGACAAATTGCTGGCACTGACCCGGGCCTTCTCATTCCGCCGACAGCACAGGACTTCCCGATGA
- a CDS encoding O-antigen ligase family protein, with translation MTTRWWQWLPHERAAILIFTGFNLILGALSAFAGEPLLLHAIAALALIALGFVLVIPNFLECLLLLLFVFAVELLYNYLGLWAVIGAFVLVLSLALMRSFVEGFTQWRERLFTRELLLFLGVILASLFWGKPAFNGYRLFGLNLVLGVMVFALTHFTLSSFRSLHYLTLILIVVLALNALYAIFHHLSYGVRATSLFVETPTYSGHYFVQGFALAAGAFFSPPFRRLRGFLVVALITLLVALFLTLTRAAWLAFLFLILLSAFFSRIPKRYLLAGGIGVGVTVLLAFVFVATDAFNAMLKARIATDIQSANVSVGSIAFRVLLWQSAWNLFLANPLLGIGFDNFLVLNALTPNFPIIRALGGENLYVHNIYLQTLAETGLVGFLALVILLISIYAGIAAMLRHTAQHRYRFLLLGYAGVVSLWLFMGLTEASLYTPVTAVFFFFILGVLSGFHKLLQREAATTSGGPQRSLPGASE, from the coding sequence ATGACGACCCGGTGGTGGCAATGGCTGCCGCATGAAAGAGCAGCCATTCTGATTTTCACGGGGTTCAACCTCATCCTCGGTGCGCTGTCCGCGTTCGCCGGCGAGCCCTTACTTCTTCACGCGATTGCCGCACTGGCTCTCATTGCGCTGGGTTTCGTCCTGGTGATCCCCAATTTCCTGGAATGCCTGCTGCTTCTGCTTTTCGTTTTCGCCGTTGAGTTGCTTTACAACTATCTCGGACTCTGGGCGGTGATCGGCGCTTTCGTGCTGGTGCTCAGCCTGGCGCTCATGCGTTCTTTTGTCGAGGGCTTCACGCAATGGCGCGAGCGCCTTTTCACCCGGGAGTTGCTTCTCTTTCTCGGCGTGATTCTGGCCTCCCTGTTTTGGGGGAAGCCGGCATTCAACGGCTATCGCCTTTTCGGGCTGAATCTCGTGCTGGGGGTCATGGTCTTCGCCCTGACCCATTTCACTCTCTCTTCTTTCCGCAGCCTGCATTATTTAACCCTGATTCTGATCGTGGTGCTGGCGCTCAATGCACTCTACGCCATTTTCCACCACCTCAGCTACGGAGTGCGCGCCACCAGCCTGTTTGTCGAGACCCCGACGTACTCTGGCCACTACTTTGTTCAGGGATTCGCTCTGGCTGCCGGCGCCTTTTTTAGTCCGCCGTTTCGCCGATTGCGGGGATTTCTCGTTGTTGCACTGATCACCCTGCTGGTGGCGCTGTTTCTCACGCTGACTCGCGCCGCCTGGCTCGCCTTCCTTTTTCTGATACTGCTCAGTGCCTTCTTTTCCAGGATTCCAAAGCGGTATCTGCTTGCCGGCGGCATCGGCGTCGGCGTGACGGTGCTGCTGGCCTTTGTGTTTGTCGCCACCGACGCCTTCAATGCCATGCTCAAGGCCCGCATCGCGACCGATATTCAAAGCGCCAATGTCAGTGTCGGCAGCATCGCTTTTCGCGTCCTCTTGTGGCAATCGGCGTGGAATCTGTTTCTGGCTAACCCGCTGCTGGGAATCGGATTCGACAACTTTCTCGTGCTGAATGCCTTGACACCCAACTTTCCGATCATTCGCGCCCTGGGCGGCGAGAATCTTTATGTGCACAATATCTATCTGCAAACTCTGGCGGAGACCGGGCTGGTTGGATTCCTCGCGTTGGTGATCCTTCTGATCAGCATCTATGCCGGCATCGCTGCGATGCTGCGCCACACGGCCCAGCATCGCTACCGGTTTCTGTTGTTGGGGTATGCCGGGGTGGTGAGCCTCTGGCTCTTTATGGGATTGACCGAGGCTTCACTGTACACGCCGGTCACGGCGGTTTTCTTTTTCTTTATCCTGGGCGTGCTCAGCGGCTTTCACAAGCTCCTGCAGCGCGAGGCGGCCACCACCTCCGGAGGCCCGCAACGCAGTCTGCCCGGCGCCTCGGAATGA
- a CDS encoding glycosyltransferase family 4 protein, which translates to MQIAIDARDLANVTTGVGRYLLNLLQHFPDLRPDFVFTLYTDRPIPVPQRAATLRTKILTGHPWLWKQVLMPIEQKRAHMDLFFVPSYSTPVCNPAHAVVTIHDMIYTRYPQWTTRLERWRFATIVRYSARFASRIIAVSEATRKDILTLTGVSPRKVKVIYEGVDPIFRELPAEDLVAAGARLGLALPFILYVGSLHHRRNVKRLLQAFAQLQRAGKIPHRLVLCGLNLFEHHELEQWVTELQLAEHVKYFGYVTDEDLVALYNLAELFVYPSMYEGFGLPVLEAMACGTPVITGNSSSLPEVAGDAALLVDPHDTLALSRAMASLIREASLRQELRERGQAQCRKFAWRTAAAETLDLFAEAAT; encoded by the coding sequence ATGCAAATCGCCATTGACGCCCGCGACCTGGCCAACGTCACCACCGGCGTGGGCCGCTATCTGTTGAATCTGCTCCAGCACTTTCCCGACTTGCGGCCGGATTTTGTCTTTACTCTTTACACCGACCGGCCCATTCCGGTGCCGCAGCGTGCCGCGACGTTGCGTACCAAGATTCTCACCGGCCATCCCTGGTTGTGGAAACAGGTTCTCATGCCGATCGAGCAAAAGCGCGCACACATGGATCTGTTTTTCGTCCCAAGTTACAGCACGCCGGTCTGCAATCCCGCGCACGCGGTGGTCACGATTCATGATATGATCTACACGCGTTATCCCCAGTGGACGACGCGGCTCGAGCGCTGGCGCTTTGCCACTATCGTGCGCTACTCCGCGCGTTTTGCCAGCCGTATCATCGCAGTTTCAGAAGCGACCCGCAAAGACATTCTCACCCTGACCGGCGTTTCACCTCGCAAGGTGAAAGTCATCTACGAAGGAGTTGATCCGATCTTTCGCGAGCTGCCGGCGGAGGATCTCGTTGCAGCCGGCGCGCGCCTCGGGCTTGCCCTGCCCTTCATTCTTTATGTCGGGTCTCTGCATCACCGGCGCAACGTCAAGCGCCTGTTGCAGGCCTTTGCCCAGTTGCAACGGGCAGGGAAGATCCCGCACCGGCTCGTGCTGTGTGGCTTGAACCTGTTCGAGCACCACGAGCTGGAACAATGGGTGACCGAGCTGCAGCTTGCCGAACACGTCAAGTATTTCGGATACGTGACGGATGAGGATCTCGTGGCTCTGTACAACCTGGCCGAGTTGTTCGTTTACCCGTCGATGTATGAAGGCTTCGGACTGCCGGTGTTGGAAGCCATGGCGTGTGGGACGCCGGTGATTACCGGCAACTCCTCGTCGCTTCCGGAAGTCGCAGGAGATGCTGCGCTCTTGGTCGATCCCCATGACACCCTGGCGCTGAGCCGCGCCATGGCCAGCTTGATACGGGAAGCTTCGCTGCGGCAAGAGCTGCGGGAGCGCGGCCAGGCGCAATGCCGCAAATTCGCCTGGCGGACGGCAGCCGCGGAAACGCTCGATCTTTTTGCGGAAGCCGCCACCTAA
- a CDS encoding glycosyltransferase family 2 protein codes for MPADRNRLTNTIQSMTWVEYTFWLSAFLILFTYVGYPALMFGLSIFLRKPRSCDENHLPAVSMLVAAFNEEAVLAEKISNCLALDYPREKLEILIGSDGSNDGTNAIMAAHAGATIRVFPYASRRGKAAVLNALAGEARGEILVFSDANTMYRRDAIRRLVPYFADAQVGGVCGRLVLLNRNGLSEAEGERFYWDYENYLKYLEGKIKTVFGANGAIYAIRRELYHPLPTSKAVMDDFLIPLHIVQRGYDIVYDKDAVVYESAAPSLRAEFRRKVRIGAANFHGIREILPLLSPTRGFVAFGLWSHKIIRWFAPFLLLAMLAANISLLGEPHYNLLFGLQMAFYGAALCAWLLDALGLHVPVLIYPYYFVVVNLALLIGFFKFLTNSQRPAWARVER; via the coding sequence TTGCCTGCGGATCGCAATCGTCTGACCAACACCATCCAATCAATGACCTGGGTCGAATACACGTTCTGGCTGAGCGCCTTTCTCATTCTCTTTACCTACGTCGGCTATCCCGCCCTCATGTTCGGTCTTTCCATTTTTCTGCGCAAGCCCCGTTCGTGTGATGAGAATCACCTGCCCGCCGTGTCCATGCTGGTGGCGGCATTCAATGAAGAGGCGGTCCTTGCAGAAAAAATCAGCAACTGCCTGGCCCTGGACTATCCGCGCGAAAAGCTCGAAATCCTGATCGGCTCGGATGGCTCCAACGACGGCACGAATGCGATCATGGCGGCGCATGCCGGCGCGACGATTCGCGTGTTTCCCTATGCCTCGCGCCGCGGCAAGGCCGCCGTGCTGAATGCCCTGGCCGGCGAAGCGCGCGGTGAGATCCTGGTCTTTTCGGATGCCAACACCATGTATCGGCGGGACGCCATTCGGCGGCTGGTGCCCTATTTCGCCGACGCGCAGGTGGGCGGCGTGTGCGGCCGGCTCGTGCTGCTCAACCGAAACGGCCTAAGTGAGGCAGAGGGCGAGCGCTTTTATTGGGATTATGAGAACTACCTCAAGTACCTGGAAGGAAAAATCAAGACGGTTTTCGGTGCGAATGGCGCTATTTATGCGATTCGGCGGGAGCTTTACCATCCCCTGCCCACAAGCAAGGCGGTGATGGATGACTTCCTCATTCCCTTGCACATCGTACAGCGCGGTTATGACATCGTCTACGACAAGGATGCGGTGGTATACGAATCAGCGGCGCCGAGCCTGCGCGCCGAGTTCCGGCGCAAGGTTCGCATTGGCGCCGCCAATTTTCATGGCATTCGCGAGATTCTGCCTCTGCTCAGCCCGACGCGCGGATTTGTCGCCTTCGGGCTGTGGTCCCACAAAATCATCAGGTGGTTCGCGCCGTTTCTGCTGCTGGCGATGCTTGCCGCTAATATAAGTCTGCTGGGCGAGCCGCATTACAACCTGCTGTTCGGTCTGCAGATGGCATTCTATGGTGCGGCGTTGTGCGCCTGGCTGCTGGACGCATTGGGCCTCCACGTGCCGGTGCTCATCTATCCCTATTATTTCGTCGTGGTCAATCTCGCGCTGTTGATTGGCTTCTTCAAGTTCCTCACCAATTCGCAGAGGCCAGCATGGGCGCGGGTCGAACGATGA
- a CDS encoding sugar transferase — protein MSKPLEKALLFLSDGLATHLAFGAWAALRQRHGFYAEPEPQQFLLNATVIFLFWLALFVFFGLYRSWYAQSRVDEFLGVAKVVSLGVLLIFLATFEPHQDFSNPLSSSRAMILSYWLLMIVAVSGGRLLLRTFQRTLLEAGIGVRRTVIAGWGRRARELFDHLRKSPALGYEVLGFIDLQPPPAPEVYRACPVLGSLPDLPALLQQNNITEVLIAFDGDSREHVAAVLRVCEAVPVRCKIVPALVDVIIGQARTNQIYGFPLIDVMPEPMAAWERHVKRLADVVIAAAGLVLLLPFWLPALLAIWAETRQPVFCEQWRVGLRGRRFKRYLLRTAKNGSRENVGTPQEGKVGRAIRRLHLEGVPQLWNVLKGEMSLVGPRAERPELVGGLQRDIPFYFRRLHVKPGIIGWAQLKGDCDAALETVKAMLPYDFFYIENMSLRMDLKISLNAIYAGLLRRKS, from the coding sequence ATGTCCAAGCCGCTGGAAAAGGCTCTGCTCTTCCTCTCCGACGGCCTCGCCACTCACCTCGCCTTTGGAGCCTGGGCGGCGCTGCGCCAACGCCACGGTTTCTACGCCGAACCCGAGCCGCAGCAATTTCTGCTCAATGCCACAGTGATCTTCCTCTTTTGGCTGGCGTTGTTCGTCTTCTTCGGTCTCTATCGCTCTTGGTATGCCCAGTCCCGCGTCGACGAGTTCCTTGGTGTTGCCAAAGTGGTTTCGCTGGGCGTGCTGCTGATCTTTCTTGCCACCTTTGAGCCGCATCAGGATTTTTCCAATCCCCTATCCTCCAGCCGCGCAATGATTCTGTCCTACTGGCTGCTGATGATCGTGGCGGTGAGCGGCGGGCGCTTGCTCTTGCGGACCTTTCAACGCACCCTGCTGGAAGCCGGCATTGGTGTGCGCAGAACGGTGATCGCCGGCTGGGGCCGCCGGGCGCGCGAGCTGTTCGATCATTTGCGCAAATCACCCGCCCTGGGTTATGAGGTGCTGGGATTCATTGACCTGCAGCCGCCGCCGGCGCCGGAGGTTTACCGCGCCTGTCCCGTTCTGGGATCACTGCCTGATCTGCCCGCGCTGCTGCAGCAAAACAACATCACGGAAGTGCTGATTGCATTTGACGGCGATTCGAGGGAGCACGTTGCCGCGGTGCTGCGCGTTTGCGAGGCCGTGCCGGTTCGCTGCAAGATCGTACCGGCGCTGGTTGACGTGATCATCGGCCAGGCGCGTACCAATCAGATTTATGGTTTTCCGCTTATCGACGTGATGCCCGAGCCGATGGCCGCTTGGGAACGCCATGTGAAGCGGCTGGCAGACGTCGTCATTGCCGCGGCGGGGCTGGTGCTGCTTCTGCCCTTCTGGCTGCCAGCCCTGTTGGCGATTTGGGCGGAAACGCGGCAGCCGGTTTTCTGCGAGCAGTGGCGGGTGGGGCTGCGTGGTCGGCGATTCAAACGCTATCTTCTTCGCACGGCAAAAAACGGCTCGCGCGAGAATGTTGGGACACCGCAGGAAGGCAAAGTGGGCAGAGCCATTCGGCGGCTGCACCTGGAGGGCGTGCCGCAATTGTGGAATGTCTTGAAGGGTGAAATGAGCCTGGTTGGGCCGCGGGCGGAACGCCCAGAATTGGTTGGCGGGCTGCAGCGCGACATTCCGTTCTACTTTCGCCGGCTGCATGTCAAGCCCGGTATCATCGGGTGGGCGCAGCTCAAAGGTGACTGCGACGCTGCGCTCGAAACTGTAAAGGCCATGCTACCATATGATTTCTTCTACATCGAGAACATGTCACTGCGCATGGATTTGAAAATCTCGCTCAATGCGATTTATGCGGGATTGTTGCGGCGGAAAAGCTGA
- a CDS encoding Uma2 family endonuclease, with amino-acid sequence MPSDLLTKPMPRAVPPSEKFTYSEFCSRVQEQKAALIRGEIIMASPATIGHEGLTGFLHFILHAFVDEKKLGLIVGSRVAMKLDDENAPEPDLMFIRNDRLHLFGNTEIFGPADATIEIISPGSRRLDAVEKKKLYAEHGAPEYWLIDPHRQEAYFWRNEQGEWREMPVDAIGIFHSRVIAGFWLRVDWLFAAERPSALSVAGMILAGEPAGKVMSGDRTTG; translated from the coding sequence ATGCCGTCCGATTTACTCACCAAGCCCATGCCGCGCGCCGTGCCGCCTTCGGAAAAATTCACCTACAGCGAGTTTTGCAGCCGCGTACAAGAGCAGAAAGCCGCCTTAATTCGAGGGGAGATTATTATGGCGTCGCCTGCAACAATTGGACATGAAGGACTGACGGGGTTTCTGCACTTCATCCTGCATGCCTTCGTCGATGAAAAAAAACTCGGCTTGATTGTTGGCTCGCGCGTGGCCATGAAGCTCGATGACGAGAATGCGCCGGAGCCGGATTTGATGTTCATCCGCAACGATCGTTTGCATTTGTTTGGCAATACGGAAATTTTTGGCCCGGCTGACGCGACGATTGAAATTATTTCTCCCGGAAGCCGCCGCCTGGACGCCGTCGAAAAAAAGAAGCTTTATGCCGAACACGGTGCGCCGGAGTACTGGCTCATCGATCCCCATCGCCAGGAAGCGTATTTTTGGCGAAATGAACAGGGCGAATGGCGTGAAATGCCGGTCGACGCAATCGGAATTTTTCACTCTCGCGTGATTGCAGGATTCTGGCTGCGCGTCGATTGGCTGTTTGCAGCCGAAAGGCCAAGTGCGCTCAGCGTTGCAGGAATGATTCTGGCGGGAGAGCCGGCTGGAAAGGTCATGAGCGGGGACCGAACAACTGGGTAA
- a CDS encoding Uma2 family endonuclease encodes MPRAVPPSEKFTYSEFCSRVQEQKADLIRGEIIMAAPATVKHEELVNYLSTLLRLFVKKQKLGMVIGSRVAMKLDDENAPEPDLMFIRNDRLHLLGNTEIFGPADVAIEVISPGSRRLDTVDKKKLYAEFGVAEYWLIDIHKQEAHFWRNENATWKNLPVDKNGIFHSVAITGFWLRLDWLFAAEQPDEVEIVQTILAELPARN; translated from the coding sequence ATGCCGCGCGCCGTGCCGCCTTCGGAGAAATTCACCTACAGCGAGTTTTGCAGCCGCGTACAAGAGCAGAAGGCCGACTTAATTCGAGGGGAGATTATTATGGCGGCGCCTGCAACCGTCAAACACGAAGAACTTGTCAATTATCTGTCAACGCTTCTTCGCCTCTTCGTCAAGAAGCAAAAGTTGGGGATGGTGATCGGTTCGCGTGTCGCCATGAAACTCGACGACGAAAACGCGCCCGAACCGGATTTGATGTTCATCCGCAACGATCGTTTGCATTTGTTGGGCAACACCGAAATTTTCGGACCGGCGGATGTGGCTATCGAAGTTATCTCCCCCGGCAGCCGGCGGCTGGACACGGTTGACAAGAAGAAATTGTATGCGGAATTTGGGGTGGCGGAATATTGGCTGATCGACATACACAAACAAGAAGCACATTTCTGGCGCAACGAAAACGCGACATGGAAAAATTTGCCGGTGGATAAAAACGGCATTTTTCATTCCGTTGCCATAACAGGCTTTTGGCTGCGCCTCGATTGGCTTTTCGCCGCCGAGCAGCCGGATGAAGTTGAGATTGTGCAGACGATTCTGGCGGAATTGCCGGCGAGAAATTGA